Proteins encoded by one window of Rouxiella chamberiensis:
- the speG gene encoding spermidine N1-acetyltransferase, with amino-acid sequence MFSSNRIRLRPLEKDDLMFVHRLNNNANVMRYWFEEPYEAYVELEDLYAKHIHDQSERRFITESEQNRVGLVELVEINHIHRRAEFQIIIDPNHQGQGFASEAAALAMDYAFSVLNLYKLYLIVDKENDKAIHIYTKLGFEVEAELRDEFFVNGEYRSVIRMCIFQPAFLLRYKNKDGGSPALDALGAGVL; translated from the coding sequence ATGTTCAGTTCAAATCGCATCAGGCTACGTCCGCTGGAAAAAGACGATCTGATGTTCGTACACCGCCTCAACAACAACGCCAATGTCATGCGCTACTGGTTCGAAGAACCTTATGAAGCCTATGTCGAGCTTGAAGATCTCTACGCCAAACACATTCATGACCAGAGCGAACGCCGCTTTATTACGGAGTCCGAACAGAATCGGGTCGGGCTGGTCGAGCTTGTCGAGATAAACCACATTCACCGCCGCGCCGAATTCCAGATAATCATCGACCCGAATCATCAGGGACAGGGATTCGCAAGCGAAGCCGCCGCGCTGGCGATGGACTACGCCTTCTCCGTACTCAATCTCTACAAGCTGTATCTGATTGTCGACAAGGAGAATGACAAGGCCATCCACATCTATACCAAGCTCGGATTCGAAGTGGAAGCCGAGCTGAGGGACGAGTTTTTCGTCAATGGCGAATACCGCAGCGTCATTCGAATGTGCATCTTCCAGCCGGCCTTTTTGCTGCGCTATAAAAACAAGGACGGCGGCAGCCCGGCCCTCGACGCGCTCGGCGCGGGCGTGCTGTAG
- the purN gene encoding phosphoribosylglycinamide formyltransferase: MKRIVVLVSGNGSNLQAIIDACQHGRVNATLSAVFSNKASAYGLERAQSAGIPAHALDPKSFADREAFDVALADEIDAYQPDLVVLAGYMRILGPAFVERYAGRMLNIHPSLLPKYPGLHTHQKALDNKDVEHGTSVHFVTPELDGGPVILQAKVPVFDEDSTDDLHARVQHQEHAIYPLVVGWFVDGRLTLDNGQVVLDGQVVPAQGHAAE; encoded by the coding sequence ATGAAAAGGATAGTGGTTTTAGTTTCTGGCAACGGAAGCAATCTTCAGGCAATCATTGACGCCTGCCAGCACGGACGTGTCAACGCCACGCTCAGTGCCGTTTTCAGCAATAAAGCCTCGGCTTACGGACTCGAACGCGCCCAGTCGGCAGGGATCCCTGCGCACGCGCTGGATCCGAAATCCTTTGCCGATCGCGAGGCCTTTGATGTCGCCCTCGCCGATGAAATTGATGCCTATCAACCCGATCTGGTGGTTCTCGCCGGTTACATGCGTATTCTTGGCCCTGCCTTTGTCGAGCGCTACGCGGGCCGGATGTTGAATATCCACCCTTCTCTGCTGCCGAAATATCCCGGTTTGCACACGCATCAGAAAGCCCTCGACAACAAAGATGTCGAACACGGGACCTCGGTGCATTTTGTGACCCCGGAACTTGACGGCGGACCGGTGATTCTTCAGGCTAAAGTGCCCGTTTTTGATGAAGACAGCACAGACGATTTACATGCGCGCGTGCAGCATCAGGAACACGCTATTTATCCGCTGGTGGTTGGCTGGTTCGTTGACGGACGTCTGACGCTCGACAATGGACAGGTGGTTCTCGACGGGCAGGTCGTTCCCGCGCAGGGCCACGCCGCAGAATAA
- the ppx gene encoding exopolyphosphatase, producing MPLNSSMTPKPQEIAAIDLGSNSFHMVIARVVNGALQVLGRLKQRVHLADGLDSQSRLSEEAIKRGLDCLALFAERLQGFPEANVTIVGTHSLRQAVNAEEFLKRAAEVIPYPIEIISGQEEARLIFMGVEHTQPEKGRKLVIDIGGGSTELVIGEDFEPLLAESRRMGCVSFAQQFFRGGEISRSNFKRARLAAAQKLETLAWQYRLQGWQYALGASGTIKATHEVLVEMGEKDGLITAERLEKLTDEVLKYKNFASLSLPGLSEDRQSVFVPGLAILCGVFDALAIRELRLSDGALREGVLYEMEGRFRHQDIRSRTAKSLADHYNIDREQARRVLETTEALYTQWLAQNPSQAQPQLEALLKWASMLHEVGLGINHSGMHRHSAYILQNSNLPGFTQEQQTLLATLVRFQRKAIRLDDLPRLNLFKKKHYLPLIQLLRLGALLNNQRQSTTQPETLRLHTDDNHWTLCFPAGFMAQNSLVQLDFEREQAYWADVTGWKLMLEEEEDERKEE from the coding sequence ATGCCGTTAAACAGTTCGATGACCCCAAAGCCTCAGGAAATCGCCGCCATCGATCTTGGATCGAACAGCTTTCATATGGTGATAGCCCGCGTCGTGAACGGCGCGCTACAGGTATTGGGTCGGCTCAAGCAGCGCGTTCACCTGGCCGACGGGCTGGACAGCCAAAGCAGATTAAGCGAAGAAGCCATTAAACGTGGGCTGGACTGCCTTGCGCTTTTTGCCGAGCGTTTGCAGGGCTTTCCGGAAGCCAACGTCACCATTGTGGGCACGCACTCCCTACGTCAGGCCGTGAATGCCGAAGAGTTCCTCAAGCGCGCAGCGGAAGTTATCCCCTACCCGATTGAAATTATCTCGGGTCAGGAAGAGGCGCGTCTGATTTTTATGGGCGTTGAGCATACTCAACCCGAAAAAGGCCGCAAGCTGGTCATCGACATCGGCGGAGGCTCCACCGAACTGGTGATTGGCGAAGACTTTGAACCGCTGCTGGCCGAAAGCCGTCGCATGGGTTGCGTCAGCTTCGCGCAGCAATTTTTCCGGGGTGGCGAAATCAGCCGCAGCAATTTCAAACGCGCACGTCTGGCCGCGGCGCAAAAGCTCGAAACGCTGGCCTGGCAATACCGTTTGCAGGGGTGGCAATACGCGCTGGGCGCTTCCGGTACCATCAAGGCGACCCATGAAGTGCTGGTCGAGATGGGTGAAAAAGACGGGTTGATTACCGCCGAAAGACTGGAAAAGCTCACCGATGAAGTCCTGAAATACAAAAACTTCGCGTCCTTGAGCCTGCCGGGATTGTCCGAAGACCGCCAGTCCGTGTTTGTGCCGGGTCTGGCGATTCTTTGCGGCGTTTTCGATGCATTGGCGATACGCGAACTGCGTCTCTCCGACGGCGCACTGCGCGAAGGCGTGCTGTACGAAATGGAAGGCCGTTTCCGTCATCAGGACATTCGCAGCCGCACGGCGAAAAGCCTGGCCGATCACTATAACATCGACCGCGAACAGGCACGCCGCGTGCTTGAAACCACTGAAGCTCTGTATACGCAGTGGCTGGCGCAAAACCCGTCGCAGGCGCAACCGCAGCTCGAGGCGCTGTTGAAATGGGCCTCGATGCTGCACGAAGTGGGGCTTGGCATCAATCACAGCGGCATGCACCGCCATTCGGCCTATATTCTACAGAATTCAAATCTGCCGGGCTTCACGCAGGAACAGCAGACGCTGCTGGCTACGCTCGTGCGTTTTCAGCGCAAGGCGATTCGTCTTGACGATCTGCCGCGCCTGAACCTGTTCAAGAAGAAGCATTATCTGCCGTTGATTCAGCTGTTACGCCTCGGCGCACTGCTCAATAACCAGCGGCAGTCGACCACGCAGCCCGAAACGCTGCGCCTGCATACCGATGACAACCACTGGACGCTGTGCTTCCCCGCCGGATTTATGGCGCAAAACAGTCTGGTGCAGCTGGATTTCGAACGGGAACAGGCTTACTGGGCTGATGTCACCGGCTGGAAATTAATGCTCGAAGAAGAGGAAGACGAACGGAAAGAGGAGTAG
- a CDS encoding cytochrome ubiquinol oxidase subunit I, producing the protein MFGLTALDLARTQFAFTVSFHIIFPAITIGLASFLAVLEGLWLKTKQDAYRDLYHFWSKVFAVNFGMGVVSGLVMAYQFGTNWSGFSDFAGNITGPLLTYEVLTAFFLEAGFLGVMLFGWNRVGPGLHFFSTCMVALGTIFSTFWILASNSFMHTPQGYSIVNGLIVPVDWLKVIFNPSFPFRLMHMSVAAFLASAFFVASAAAYHLLRGHDNAATRKMFSMALWMALIVSPIQAFLGDAHGLNTLKYEPAKIAAIEGHWENNDDKPTPLVLVGWPDMTAEETKYKIEIPALGSLILTHSLTHQIPALKSFPKEDRPDSTIVFWSFRIMAGLGMLMILSGFVGLWLRRRGTMYSNKTFLRFMLLMGPSGLLALLAGWFTTEVGRQPWVVYGLQRTKDAVSAHGVVHMSITLVAFVVIYCSVFGVGYAYMMRLIKKGVQTHEGEVHEHGGPGQQRTPARPLSAVDVKLDSGSK; encoded by the coding sequence ATGTTTGGCTTAACTGCACTGGATCTTGCAAGGACCCAGTTCGCCTTTACAGTGTCGTTTCACATTATTTTCCCAGCGATTACCATCGGTCTGGCAAGTTTTCTGGCTGTGCTCGAAGGGCTATGGCTTAAAACAAAACAGGACGCGTATCGTGACCTTTATCACTTCTGGTCCAAAGTCTTTGCCGTCAACTTCGGTATGGGCGTGGTGTCCGGTCTGGTTATGGCTTACCAGTTCGGCACCAACTGGAGCGGATTCTCCGACTTCGCCGGTAACATCACGGGTCCTCTGCTGACTTATGAAGTGCTGACGGCATTCTTCCTGGAAGCGGGCTTCCTGGGCGTGATGCTGTTCGGCTGGAACCGCGTTGGACCGGGTCTGCACTTCTTCTCCACCTGCATGGTGGCGTTGGGGACCATTTTCTCCACCTTCTGGATCCTGGCTTCAAACAGCTTCATGCATACGCCGCAGGGCTACAGCATTGTAAACGGCCTGATTGTTCCGGTTGACTGGCTGAAAGTCATCTTCAACCCGTCGTTCCCGTTCCGTCTGATGCACATGAGCGTTGCCGCCTTCCTGGCTTCTGCCTTCTTCGTTGCTTCTGCTGCGGCGTACCACCTGCTGCGCGGCCACGATAACGCGGCAACCCGCAAGATGTTCTCGATGGCACTGTGGATGGCGCTTATCGTCTCTCCTATTCAGGCATTCCTGGGCGATGCCCACGGTCTGAACACCCTGAAATACGAGCCGGCGAAAATCGCGGCTATCGAAGGTCACTGGGAAAACAACGACGACAAACCTACGCCGCTGGTGCTGGTAGGTTGGCCGGACATGACCGCCGAAGAGACGAAATACAAGATTGAAATTCCTGCTCTCGGAAGTTTGATCCTGACGCACAGCCTGACGCATCAGATCCCTGCGCTGAAGTCCTTCCCGAAAGAAGACCGTCCTGACTCGACCATTGTATTCTGGTCCTTCCGTATCATGGCCGGTCTGGGCATGCTGATGATTCTGTCCGGTTTCGTCGGTCTGTGGCTGCGTCGTCGCGGTACAATGTACAGCAACAAAACGTTCCTGCGCTTCATGCTGCTGATGGGTCCTTCGGGTCTGCTGGCGCTGCTGGCGGGTTGGTTCACGACTGAAGTCGGTCGTCAGCCGTGGGTTGTTTATGGCCTGCAACGCACCAAAGACGCGGTTTCCGCGCACGGTGTCGTGCACATGAGCATCACGCTTGTGGCGTTCGTGGTTATCTACTGCTCCGTATTTGGTGTGGGCTACGCCTACATGATGCGTCTTATCAAGAAAGGCGTGCAGACTCACGAAGGCGAAGTTCACGAGCACGGCGGTCCGGGTCAGCAACGTACTCCGGCGCGTCCTCTGTCTGCAGTCGATGTTAAACTAGATTCCGGGAGCAAATAA
- the upp gene encoding uracil phosphoribosyltransferase: MKIVEVKHPLVKHKLGLMRENDISTKRFRELASEVGSLLTYEATADLETEKVTIEGWNGPVEVDQIKGKKITVVPILRAGLGMMEGVLEHVPSARISVVGVYRDEETLQPVPYFQKLASNIEERMALVVDPMLATGGSMIATIDLLKKAGCQSIKVLVLVAAPEGLEALEKAHPDIELYTASVDQGLNDKGYIIPGLGDAGDKIFGTK; this comes from the coding sequence ATGAAGATCGTTGAAGTGAAACACCCGCTGGTAAAACACAAGCTGGGACTGATGCGTGAAAATGACATCAGCACGAAACGCTTTCGCGAACTGGCTTCCGAGGTAGGCAGTTTACTGACTTACGAAGCAACCGCAGACCTGGAAACCGAAAAGGTGACCATCGAAGGCTGGAACGGTCCGGTTGAAGTCGATCAAATCAAAGGCAAGAAAATTACCGTAGTGCCTATCCTGCGCGCAGGTCTGGGCATGATGGAAGGCGTGCTGGAGCACGTCCCGAGCGCGCGTATCAGCGTGGTCGGCGTTTACCGCGACGAAGAAACCCTGCAACCCGTGCCTTACTTCCAGAAACTCGCATCCAATATAGAAGAGCGCATGGCGCTGGTGGTCGACCCGATGCTGGCAACCGGCGGTTCAATGATTGCCACTATCGACCTGCTCAAGAAAGCGGGTTGCCAGAGCATCAAGGTGCTGGTGCTGGTTGCCGCGCCGGAAGGGCTTGAAGCGCTGGAGAAAGCGCATCCGGATATCGAGCTGTACACCGCCTCTGTCGATCAGGGGCTGAACGACAAGGGATACATCATCCCGGGCCTGGGCGATGCAGGCGACAAGATATTTGGTACCAAGTAA
- a CDS encoding DUF2474 domain-containing protein — MIQKMDDNTVPAANVPFWKKVSWLVLIYGGSVLALFVVATAFHVLMFAAGMRSH; from the coding sequence ATGATTCAAAAAATGGACGACAACACCGTTCCGGCGGCCAACGTGCCTTTCTGGAAAAAAGTCTCCTGGCTGGTCCTGATTTACGGCGGCAGCGTGCTGGCACTGTTTGTGGTGGCCACGGCGTTCCACGTCCTGATGTTTGCGGCGGGCATGCGTTCGCACTAA
- the yegD gene encoding molecular chaperone: MFIGFDYGTANCSVAVMRDNNAELLALENGQAYLPSMLCAPTREAVSECLHRFWQVPTGSDDNQQLLRRSINFNREEDIQVNTHSVNFGLSALATYMEDPEDVYFVRSPKSFLGANGLKPQQIALFEDLVCAMMFHIKRQAESVLQQTIEQTVIGRPINFQGIGGEEANRQAQGILERAAARAGFRDIAFQFEPVAAGLDFEATLTEDKTVLVVDIGGGTTDCSVLLMGPSWRDKAERQNSLLGHSGCRVGGNDLDIMTAFKQLTPQFGMGSESQKGIAMPSLPYWNAVATNDVPAQQDFYSVANGRLLRDMIRDAANPDQVKRLLKVHQQRLSYRLVRAAEESKIALSDRQSVSAALDFIEAGLAEEISQQQLSDAIAQPLERIQEQVSMALASSDIKPDVIYLTGGSARSPLLRHALQAQLPGIPLVGGNDFGSVTAGLARWAQTLYR, from the coding sequence ATGTTTATTGGATTTGACTACGGAACGGCAAATTGCTCCGTTGCCGTGATGCGTGACAACAACGCAGAGCTGCTGGCGCTGGAAAATGGCCAGGCCTACCTTCCTTCGATGCTGTGCGCACCGACCCGCGAAGCAGTAAGTGAATGCCTGCACCGTTTCTGGCAAGTGCCGACGGGCAGCGACGACAATCAGCAGTTGCTGCGCCGCAGCATTAACTTCAATCGCGAAGAAGACATTCAGGTTAACACGCACAGCGTCAACTTCGGGTTGTCGGCGCTGGCGACCTATATGGAAGATCCGGAAGACGTGTACTTCGTGCGTTCACCGAAGTCGTTTCTGGGTGCCAACGGCCTGAAACCACAGCAGATCGCGCTCTTCGAAGATCTGGTGTGCGCCATGATGTTCCACATCAAGCGTCAGGCAGAATCGGTATTGCAGCAGACCATCGAACAAACGGTCATTGGTCGTCCGATCAACTTCCAGGGTATCGGCGGTGAAGAGGCCAACCGTCAGGCGCAGGGCATTCTTGAACGTGCCGCCGCGCGTGCCGGTTTCCGCGATATCGCGTTCCAGTTCGAGCCGGTTGCCGCCGGTCTGGACTTTGAAGCGACGCTGACCGAAGACAAAACCGTGCTGGTTGTGGATATCGGCGGCGGAACCACCGACTGTTCTGTGCTGCTGATGGGTCCAAGCTGGCGCGACAAGGCGGAACGTCAAAACAGTCTGCTGGGTCACAGCGGCTGCCGCGTAGGCGGTAACGATCTCGACATCATGACCGCTTTCAAGCAGCTTACCCCGCAGTTCGGCATGGGCAGCGAATCGCAAAAGGGCATCGCGATGCCTTCCCTGCCCTACTGGAATGCCGTTGCTACCAACGATGTGCCGGCGCAGCAGGACTTTTACAGCGTCGCCAACGGGCGTTTGTTGCGTGACATGATCCGCGACGCCGCGAATCCCGATCAGGTGAAACGCCTGCTGAAAGTGCATCAGCAACGATTGAGCTATCGTCTGGTGCGCGCTGCGGAAGAGAGCAAGATTGCGCTGTCCGACCGTCAGAGCGTATCTGCCGCGCTGGACTTTATCGAAGCCGGTTTGGCCGAAGAGATAAGCCAGCAGCAGTTGAGCGACGCTATCGCGCAGCCGCTCGAACGTATTCAGGAGCAGGTCAGCATGGCGCTTGCCAGCAGCGACATCAAGCCGGACGTGATTTATCTCACCGGCGGCAGTGCGCGTTCGCCGCTGCTTCGTCACGCCTTGCAGGCGCAGTTACCGGGCATTCCGCTGGTCGGGGGCAATGATTTCGGCTCCGTGACCGCCGGTCTGGCACGCTGGGCGCAAACGCTGTACCGCTAG
- a CDS encoding DUF2946 domain-containing protein, whose translation MSLIQINSSRSFSPAWWGIFAILIVLFAPAISRSLERTTVGVEESSVMTGSPASFVSGASRVAATGMKDHQSSISDQLGHMQMQLNASANDVSVHEELSCSYCGIIDQLVAINLDDSQLKWPGIFSAFISREYFDFPLLGFIEQSEFQPRAPPY comes from the coding sequence GTGTCTTTAATCCAGATCAATTCTTCTCGAAGTTTCTCGCCTGCCTGGTGGGGTATCTTCGCGATCCTTATAGTGTTGTTTGCTCCGGCCATCTCGCGATCGCTGGAACGCACCACTGTGGGCGTTGAGGAATCGTCAGTCATGACGGGCTCTCCAGCGAGTTTTGTCTCGGGTGCAAGCCGCGTGGCTGCAACGGGCATGAAAGACCATCAGTCATCAATCTCAGACCAACTTGGCCACATGCAAATGCAGCTGAACGCGTCGGCGAATGATGTCTCGGTGCATGAGGAACTGTCCTGCTCTTATTGCGGAATCATCGACCAGTTGGTAGCAATCAACCTGGATGATTCACAGCTTAAATGGCCGGGTATCTTCAGCGCTTTTATATCCAGAGAATATTTCGATTTTCCGTTGCTTGGCTTTATTGAGCAGTCGGAGTTTCAACCCCGCGCACCACCTTATTAA
- the cydB gene encoding cytochrome d ubiquinol oxidase subunit II — protein MGIDLPLIWFVIIIFSIMMYVVMDGFDLGIGLLFPFAKKSEDRDVMMNTVAPVWDGNETWLVLGGAGMYGAFPLAYSVILDALAMPLTIMLFGLIFRGVAFEFRFKASEEKRHIWDKSFIGGSIVATFCQGVVLGAFIDGMPVVNRVYAGGPMDWLTPFTVFCGLGLIVAYALLGSTWLIMKTQGSLQKRMHDLTNPLLYTLLAVLAVVSIWTPLSHADIAHRWFSRPNLFWFLPVPVLVLLVSFWLVKAVNRNAHYTPFLLTLALVFLGYSGLGISVWPNIIPPSIAYWQAASPPQSQGFILVGALFIIPIILVYTFWSYYVFRGKVTPDQGYH, from the coding sequence ATGGGTATCGATTTACCGTTGATTTGGTTCGTCATCATCATTTTCAGCATCATGATGTATGTCGTGATGGATGGTTTCGACCTTGGTATTGGTCTGCTGTTTCCGTTCGCTAAAAAGAGCGAAGACCGCGACGTAATGATGAACACCGTTGCGCCTGTCTGGGACGGCAACGAAACCTGGCTGGTTCTGGGCGGCGCAGGGATGTATGGCGCGTTCCCGCTGGCCTACTCGGTTATCCTTGACGCGCTGGCCATGCCACTGACTATCATGCTGTTCGGCCTGATTTTCCGCGGTGTTGCCTTTGAATTCCGTTTCAAGGCGAGTGAAGAGAAGCGTCACATCTGGGACAAATCCTTCATTGGCGGTTCCATCGTTGCGACCTTCTGTCAGGGTGTGGTACTGGGTGCTTTCATCGACGGTATGCCGGTTGTCAACCGCGTTTACGCCGGTGGCCCGATGGACTGGCTGACGCCGTTCACCGTGTTCTGTGGTCTGGGTCTTATCGTGGCGTACGCGCTGCTGGGCAGCACCTGGCTCATCATGAAGACGCAGGGCAGCCTGCAAAAGCGTATGCATGACCTGACCAATCCGCTGCTGTACACCCTGCTGGCGGTACTGGCTGTGGTCAGCATCTGGACGCCGCTGTCTCACGCCGACATCGCACACCGCTGGTTCAGCCGTCCTAACCTGTTCTGGTTCCTGCCTGTGCCGGTCCTGGTGCTGCTGGTTTCCTTCTGGCTGGTGAAAGCGGTAAACCGCAATGCCCACTACACGCCGTTCCTGCTGACGCTGGCCCTGGTGTTCCTGGGTTACAGCGGTCTTGGCATCAGCGTCTGGCCAAACATCATTCCACCGTCCATCGCTTACTGGCAGGCGGCTTCGCCTCCGCAAAGCCAGGGCTTTATTCTGGTTGGCGCACTGTTCATCATCCCAATCATTCTGGTTTATACTTTCTGGAGCTACTACGTGTTCCGTGGAAAGGTAACGCCGGATCAGGGTTATCACTGA
- the mgtE gene encoding magnesium transporter, whose translation MFAAKQQSHSQKLAEVRHHILDLLLNNNDDLADSILGEKPADISESTLMDQTADLRACVATLHAADLADILEALPERQRLALWSLVETSKRGKALVEVSETVWDSLIEEMSDKDLLRAISLLDLDDQVYLAEYLPRDLTGRVLTSLEPRQRDKVREVMKFAKESVGRIMDFELLTIRPDVTLATVQRYLRFRKIIPKGSDKLFVTDRHNLLLGELPLTTVLLNPPQQRVADVMNDDPTCFSPYDKADDAAGAFERYDLITAPVVDLKHKLMGRLTVESIVDFVNEDSDNNIRRMGGLSPEEDVFSPVGKAVKNRWAWLAINLCTAFVASRVIGLFENTISQLVALAALMPIVAGIGGNTGNQTITMIVRGLALHQVQVGNMPFLLLRELGVALINGLIWGGLMGVVTWLLYGNLAMGAVMTLAMVLNLLVAALMGVLIPLTMVRLGRDPALGSSVMITALTDTGGFFIFLGLATIFLL comes from the coding sequence ATGTTTGCAGCAAAACAGCAATCCCACTCCCAGAAACTGGCGGAAGTTCGTCACCATATTCTCGATTTACTGCTCAATAACAACGATGATTTAGCCGACAGCATTCTCGGCGAAAAACCGGCGGACATCAGTGAATCAACGCTCATGGATCAAACCGCCGATCTTCGGGCCTGTGTCGCCACGCTTCACGCCGCCGACCTTGCCGACATTCTCGAAGCCCTGCCCGAACGTCAGCGACTGGCGTTATGGAGTCTGGTTGAAACCTCGAAGCGCGGCAAGGCGCTGGTCGAAGTCTCGGAAACGGTATGGGACAGTCTGATTGAAGAGATGAGCGACAAGGATTTGCTGCGCGCCATTTCGCTGCTTGACCTCGACGATCAGGTGTATCTTGCCGAATATCTGCCGCGTGACCTGACGGGCCGTGTATTGACCTCGCTGGAGCCGCGTCAGCGCGACAAAGTCCGCGAAGTCATGAAGTTCGCCAAAGAGTCCGTGGGCCGTATTATGGATTTCGAACTGCTGACCATTCGCCCCGACGTCACGCTGGCGACGGTTCAACGCTATCTGCGCTTTCGCAAAATCATTCCCAAAGGCAGCGACAAGCTGTTTGTGACCGATCGCCACAACCTGCTGCTGGGCGAACTGCCGTTGACTACCGTGCTGCTCAATCCACCGCAGCAGCGCGTGGCCGACGTCATGAACGACGATCCCACCTGTTTCAGTCCCTACGACAAGGCCGATGACGCCGCCGGTGCCTTCGAGCGGTATGACTTGATAACCGCGCCGGTAGTCGACCTGAAACACAAACTGATGGGCCGCCTGACGGTGGAGTCTATCGTTGACTTCGTCAATGAGGATTCCGACAACAATATTCGCCGCATGGGCGGCTTGAGCCCGGAAGAGGACGTATTCTCTCCTGTCGGCAAGGCGGTGAAAAACCGTTGGGCGTGGCTGGCCATCAACCTCTGTACCGCCTTCGTGGCTTCGCGCGTGATTGGCCTGTTCGAGAATACCATTTCCCAGCTGGTGGCGTTGGCAGCGCTCATGCCCATCGTCGCCGGTATCGGCGGCAATACCGGCAACCAGACGATCACCATGATCGTGCGCGGTCTGGCGCTGCATCAGGTGCAGGTCGGCAACATGCCTTTTCTGCTGCTGCGCGAGTTGGGCGTGGCGCTGATTAATGGATTGATCTGGGGCGGACTGATGGGCGTTGTGACCTGGTTGTTGTACGGCAATCTGGCGATGGGCGCGGTCATGACACTCGCGATGGTGCTGAATTTACTGGTTGCTGCGCTGATGGGGGTATTGATTCCGCTAACGATGGTGCGGCTCGGCCGTGACCCTGCGTTGGGGTCAAGCGTCATGATTACGGCGCTGACGGATACGGGCGGGTTCTTTATCTTCCTCGGACTGGCAACAATCTTCCTGCTCTAA
- the purM gene encoding phosphoribosylformylglycinamidine cyclo-ligase yields the protein MTDKTSLSYKDAGVDIDAGNALVDRIKGVVKQTRRPEVMGGLGGFGALCALPQKYREPVLVSGTDGVGTKLRLAMDLKRHDTIGIDLVAMCVNDLVVQGAEPLFFLDYYATGKLDVDTAASVITGIAEGCKQSGCALVGGETAEMPGMYHGDDYDVAGFCVGVVEKSEIIDGSKVQDGDVLVALASSGPHSNGYSLVRKILEVSKADPLTTDLAGKPLADHLLEPTKIYVKSILKLIENVDVHAICHLTGGGFWENIPRVLPDNTQAIIDESSWTWPDVFGWLQENGNVSSHEMYRTFNCGVGMLIALPASLADEAIALLNDNGEQAWVIGSIKASDAEERVIIK from the coding sequence GTGACCGACAAGACCTCTCTCAGCTATAAAGACGCAGGTGTGGACATCGATGCAGGCAACGCATTGGTAGACCGCATTAAAGGTGTAGTAAAACAGACTCGTCGTCCTGAAGTCATGGGCGGACTGGGTGGTTTTGGTGCCCTGTGCGCGCTGCCGCAAAAATATCGTGAACCCGTGCTGGTTTCGGGAACCGACGGCGTTGGCACCAAGCTGCGTCTGGCAATGGATTTAAAACGCCACGATACCATCGGTATCGATTTGGTCGCGATGTGCGTCAATGATCTGGTCGTACAGGGCGCAGAGCCACTGTTCTTCCTGGATTACTACGCGACGGGCAAACTGGATGTGGATACCGCAGCCAGCGTTATCACCGGTATTGCCGAAGGCTGCAAGCAGTCCGGCTGTGCGCTGGTTGGTGGCGAAACCGCAGAAATGCCGGGCATGTACCACGGCGATGACTACGACGTGGCAGGTTTCTGCGTCGGCGTGGTCGAGAAATCCGAAATCATTGATGGCAGCAAAGTGCAGGACGGCGACGTTCTGGTTGCGCTGGCATCGAGTGGCCCGCACTCCAACGGCTACTCTCTGGTTCGCAAAATTCTTGAAGTCAGCAAGGCCGATCCGCTGACCACCGATCTGGCAGGCAAACCGCTGGCCGATCACCTGCTCGAACCTACCAAAATCTACGTTAAATCCATCCTCAAGCTGATTGAAAACGTAGACGTTCACGCGATTTGCCACCTGACCGGCGGCGGCTTCTGGGAAAACATTCCGCGCGTACTGCCGGACAACACTCAGGCCATCATCGACGAATCAAGCTGGACATGGCCTGACGTGTTCGGCTGGTTGCAGGAAAACGGCAACGTGAGCAGCCACGAGATGTACCGCACGTTCAACTGCGGCGTCGGCATGCTGATTGCCCTGCCTGCTTCCCTGGCGGATGAGGCGATTGCCCTGCTCAACGACAACGGCGAGCAGGCCTGGGTTATCGGCAGCATCAAGGCTTCCGACGCCGAAGAACGCGTCATCATCAAGTAA